Genomic DNA from Gemmatimonadota bacterium:
CTACGCGAGCTGCCGATCTCCACGTTGAAGATCGACCGATCCTTCATCAAGAACGTGGCTACGGACTCGCGTGACCGAGATCTGGTGGCGACGGTCGTGGCGTTGGCTCACTCGATGAACCTGGTGGTCGTGGCCGAGGGAGCCGAGGACATGGACCAGGTGCGCACGCTGTCGGAGGTGGGCTGCAACGCCATCCAGGGCTTCGCGCTGGGCAGGCCGGAGACGCCCGATCAGTTCTTTGCTCGCCTGAACGAGCAGAAGCAAGGCCGTCGCGAGCCCCGGTCGGCCTGACCGGCCCGAACCGCGCGGCGCCGGGCTGGAGCGGACGTCGCGGAGCAGCCGCGGAGCGGGGGCGCTGGACGAGCTCCCCCGCGGACGGACATCTTCACCCGTGATGACCGACGCGAGCCCCGCCACCCAGCCGGCCGAGCGCGGGCACGGCTTCGGCACGGGCCCGGTGTTCCTCGCCAGCCTGAGCACCATCCTGGGTGCGATCCTCTTCCTGCGGTTCGGCTACGCGGTGGGTCACCTGGGACTGCTGGGGGCGATCGGCGTCATCCTGCTGGGGCACGCCGTGACCGTCCCAACGGCTCTGGCCCTCGCCGAGATCGCCACCAATCGCCGGGTCGAGGGCGGGGGAGAGTACTTCATCGTCTCCCGGTCGTTCGGCCCCTCGATCGGGGGCTCCATCGGCGTATCTCTCTACCTCTCTCAGGCCCTCTCGGTCGGGTTCTATCTGATCGCCTTCGCCGAGGCCTTTCGCCCGCTCGTACCCTGGTTCGAGTCCACGCTCGGCGTGGGGTTCGACCCCCGCATGGTCTCGGTGCCCTCCCTGTTGGTGTTGGCGGGCCTGGTGTTGGTGCGTGGGGCCGCGCTGGGCGTGAAGGCCCTGTACCTGGTCGCGGCCGTCCTCGCCCTCTCCCTCGTGTTGTTCTTTCTGGGTCCGCCGGCCGGCTCTGAGCTCGCCTCGGGGTCGTTGCTGAGTCACGTGGCCGACCCGGATCCCTTCATTCTCGTCTTCGCGATCTGCTTCCCCGCCTTCACCGGCATGACCGCGGGCGTCGGATTGTCGGGTGACCTCGCCAATCCCCGACGGTCCATCCCCATGGGGATCCTGGGGGCCACGGTGGTGGGGATGGTGGTCTACCTGGCCGTCGTCTGGAAGCTCGCCGCCAGCGCGCCCCCGGAGGCGCTCACGGGGGAGCTCGTGATGCAGGACATCGCACTGTGGGGGCCGATCATTCCGATCGGCCTGGCCTGTGCCACCCTTTCTTCGGCCGTCGGCTCGATCCTCGTTGCTCCCCGTACGCTGCAGGCCATCGGGCAGGATGGGATCCTGCCCCTTCGCCGCCTCAATGGCACGCTGGCGGAGGGCGTCGGTCACACCAACGAGCCCCGCAACGCGACCCTGGTGACATCCGGCATCGCGCTCGGGGTGACTCTGCTCGGCTCGGTGGATCTGGTAGCCCGCATCATCTCCATGTTCTTCATGGTGACGTACGGGGCGCTGTGCGCGATCTCGTTCCTGGAGCACTTCGCCGCTCGCCCCTCCTACCGGCCCAGCTTCCGGTCCAAGTGGTATCTGAGTCTGTTCGGCGCCGTCGCCTGCATGCTGCTCATGCTGCAGATGGATCTGGTCTATGCGCTCCTGGCGATCGCCGTGATGGCGCTGCTCTACTGGGGGATCAGTCGATCCGAGTCGGGTCGAGACGACCTGGGCTCCATCTTCGGTGGAGTGATGGCCCAGGCGAGCCGCTATCTCCACATCAAGCTCCAGTCCACCCAGCCTTCCGACGACTGGCGGCCCAGCGTGATCATGATCACGCCGCGCACGTTCGATCGCACCTCGCCGCTGCGGCTTCTGACCTGGATGTGCCATCGCTACGGCTTCGGCACCTACCTGCACTTCATCCAGGGCAGGCTGGACCGGCGGACCTTCGAGCAGAGCGCCGAGGTCCAAGCACGGCTTCTGGCGTTGGCCAGCGAGCAGCACTCAGGCATCTTCGTCGACACCATCATCAGTCCGTCCATGGCCTCGGCCCTGGCCCAGAGCCTCCAGGTCCCCGGGGTCTCGGGAATCGAGAACAACACCATCCTCTTCGAGTTCTCCATCCACGATACTCCAGAGGTGTTGGAGGAGCTGCAGGGGGGGCTGACACTCGCCGGTGTGCCCCACATGAACCGGATGGTGCTCCGACACGGGGACACGTTCTTCGGCAACCGTACGGCCATTCACGTCTGGCTGACCTGGCACGACTACCGGAACGCCAATCTGATGATCCTGTTGGCGTACATCCTGCTCGGGCATCCGGACTGGCACAACGCCGAGATCAGCGTCTATGCTGCCTTTCCGGAGAGCCAGGCACCTGAGCGAACCGCGGAGCTGCTGGGCATGATCGAGACGGGCCGCCTTCAGATCAGCACAAAGAACGTCCAGGTGATCGCTACGGACGACCGCGTCGACTTCGGTCGGTTGGTGCGAAACCACTCTTCCGTGGCGGATCTCGTCATCCTCGGTTTCACCGAAGCCAAGCGGAAAGAAAAGGGCTCGGAGCTCTTCCGGCGCCACGAGGACCTGAGCGACGTACTGTGGGTGTCGGCCGCTCGCCCCATCGAGATCGAATGACGAGGCGCCGGGGCCACATGCAGCGGTTCGCCCGGGCGCTGCGTCCCGCTGGGAAGGAGATCGGGTAGTGGACGTACCGCGTCGACCGGAAGGCGGCGCCGCCTGGAGGCAGCGTGCCTACGAGATCATCTTCGAGCACGACACCCGGGCGGGGAAGGTCTTCGACGTTCTTCTGATCGCGGTCATCCTGGCTTCGGTGGCGGTGGTGATGCTGGACTCGGTCCAGTCCGTGGCCCGCGATCATCGCCCGCTGCTGAGGGCCGTGGAGTGGGCCTTCACGCTGTTGTTCACGGTCGAGTATGTGCTGCGCCTGCTCTCGGTCCAGAGGCCCTCCACCTACGCGCTCTCCTTCCTTGGCTTGGTCGATCTGGCTTCGGTCCTTCCGACCTATCTCAGCCTGATCCTCCCCGGCGGTCAGTACCTGATCGTGATTCGCATCCTGCGTGTGATACGGGTCTTCCGGGTCCTGAAGCTCGTCCAATACGTGGGCGAAGCCGGAACGCTGGGGCGAGCCCTGCGCGCCAGTCGCTACAAGATCACGGTGTTCCTGATCGTGGTGCTGTCGATGGTGATCGTGGTCGGCGCGGTCATGTACCTGATCGAGGGACCCGAGCACGGGTTCAGCAGCATCCCGACGGCGGTGTACTGGGCCATCGTCACGCTCACCACGGTCGGCTATGGCGACATCTCACCGCAGACCGCACCGGGGCAGATTCTCGCGGCCGTCCTGATGATCCTGGGGTACGCCATCATCGCGGTCCCGACGGGGATCGTGTCGGTCGAGCTCGCTCAGGCCACGCGCGCCGGGTCACGAGCGTGCGGAACGTGCGGGGCGGGTGCCGACGCCGATGCGCGCTACTGCAAGGCGTGCGGAAGGCCCCTGGTGGGTGTGGACCGACCCTGATCCGGCCGCTGGCGCGTCGTCGATCGAGGGGTCGCACCCACCAGGGGCACTACCGGCTCAGGTCATCCGGCCTGCAACGCGCTCCCGTGGAACCGTTCGCGCAGCCGCACCCGATCTGCGTTTCCGATCAACGGGGAGAACGCCAACCGTTGGGCACGGGCGGCTAGCTTCAGCGCCCGCTCGCCCAGGCCTTCGTCGGATGCGATCCAGGCGGCATCCGCGAACGCAGTGGCTGCCGTGAGGACGTCGCCCTCGTTGAGGGCGCGCTCCCCTGCCGCTTCCATTCCGTTCAGGGCCTCGCGTTCGTCGCCCGTGTAGAAGCTCAGCTTCGCTGCCTGGACGAGGTTCTGCACCGCCACAGGATCGCCTATGGGCCGCAGCGCCGCGGCCTCCCGTAGGAGGTCGGCCGCATCGTCCCAGGCCTTCATTTGATCGATCAGCGACCCAGCCTCCGCCTCGAGGCTGGCGGCATGGCCGATGGACGTGTCCTGGGCCGAGAGTCCACCCGGGCCCGCCAAGGCCGAAAGACCCGTCATGATCAAGCCGAATGTCCAGCGTTTCCGTCCCATCCTCCACCTCCTCCTCATCATTGGACCGGAGCGTTTCGGACGCTCCGTCAGGCTCAGACCGAATGCGGTTGCGCGGGGTGACGGTTCCCCGTGGACAAGCACCTACGACCGCGGCGCACTCCCTGTGTCACGTTTTCGCGGCTTCCCCTGGGATGGATCGTGGTCGCCGCGTGGTTGCTCGGGCCGGCGACGGCCCCGGCCCCGGCGCCATCGGTCTTCCGATGCGGCCCGGCGGGCCACACTTGTGGTCCAGCCACCACCGAGCGACACTTTCCCCCCGCCGATCCTGGCCGGGCGGCTTCGCCCGGCCGCGGTCGGCGTTTTCTCATGTCGAGCGGCCACGGAGCGTATCGATGAAGCTGCACACGAAGATCGTGATCGGTCTGGTCGCAGGGGCGGTGGTCGGAGGCGCGGCGAACGCCTTCGCTCCGGACGCCGCCTGGGTGCGTTGGATCGCGGACAACGTCGCGGGGCCAGTGGGTCAGGTCTTTCTGCGAATGCTCCTCATGACGGTCGTTCCCCTGGTATTCGCGTCGATCACCCTGGGTGTGGCCGGCATCGGGGATATCGGCAAGGTGGGGCGGCTGGGAGGCAAGACGCTGCTCTACTTCCTCACGTCGACCGCCATCGCCGTGGTCATCGGACTGACCCTGGTGAACGTGCTCAACCCGGGTGGCGGCATCGACGACGCCACGCGCGAGCAGCTCTTCGCCAGCTACCGGAGTCAGGCCGAGGGAATGCAGGCGGGTGGGCCCACCGGATTCGGCGTGCAGACCTTCGTCAACATGGTGCCGCGCAACCCTGTGCAGGCCGCGGCCAACATGGAGATGCTCGGCGTCATCTTCTTCTCCCTGATGTTCGGGATCGCCCTGACGCTGATCCCGGCGGAGAAGGCTGAGCCGATGATCAAGGTCGTCGATGCTCTGGGTGAAGTCGTGATCCGCATCATCGACATCGCGATGAAGCTGGCGCCCTACGGCGTGTTCGGGCTGATCTTCGTGGTTACGTCCCGGTTCGGGTGGGGTCTGCTACAACAACTCGGGATGTACGTGGTCGTGGTCGTCGGTGGCCTCTTCCTGCATGCGACCATCTCCATCTCGATGCTGGTCCGCTTCCTGGGAGGGATGAACCCCCTCACCTTCTGGAAGAAGGCACGGGCGCCCGTGATCACCGCGTTTTCCACCAGCTCCAGCAATGCCACTCTGCCCACCAACATCGCCACCGCCGAGCAGGAGATGGGGGTGCCGCCCACCGTTGCAGGCTTCGTGTTGCCTCTGGGGGCGACCATGAACATGAACGGCACCTCGCTCTACGAGGGAGTGACGGTGCTGTTCCTGGCGCAGGTGTTCGGCGTGGATCTCAATCTCGGGCAGCAGATCGTGGTGGTGCTGCTCTCGGTGATCACGGCCGTCGGCGCCGCGGGCGTTCCTGGTGGCTCGTTGCCGCTGATCATGATGGTCCTTGCCACGGTGGGCGTGCCCGCCGAGGGAATTGCCATCATCCTCGGCGTGGACCGCATCCTGGACATGTGCCGCACCACGGTGAACGTTGCGGGTGACCTTTCCGCAGCGGTCTTTGTGGCTCGCTCGGAAGAGCGGCTACAGGAGCGAACCCAGTCCACCGCACGAAAGGCGGCCTAGCCGAGGTCGTCACAACCGGAGTAGAGCCAATGGCCAAAGGCCTCGAGCGCGCACTGGGGACCCGCGATCTGACGCTGCTGGTCGTCGGCAACGTCATCGGCTCCGGGATCTTCCTGGTTCCCAGCACGGTTCTGGCTCAAGCCGGCTCGGTGCGCTGGGCCATGGGCGCCTGGTTGTTCGGCGGGGTTC
This window encodes:
- a CDS encoding amino acid permease, with the protein product MTDASPATQPAERGHGFGTGPVFLASLSTILGAILFLRFGYAVGHLGLLGAIGVILLGHAVTVPTALALAEIATNRRVEGGGEYFIVSRSFGPSIGGSIGVSLYLSQALSVGFYLIAFAEAFRPLVPWFESTLGVGFDPRMVSVPSLLVLAGLVLVRGAALGVKALYLVAAVLALSLVLFFLGPPAGSELASGSLLSHVADPDPFILVFAICFPAFTGMTAGVGLSGDLANPRRSIPMGILGATVVGMVVYLAVVWKLAASAPPEALTGELVMQDIALWGPIIPIGLACATLSSAVGSILVAPRTLQAIGQDGILPLRRLNGTLAEGVGHTNEPRNATLVTSGIALGVTLLGSVDLVARIISMFFMVTYGALCAISFLEHFAARPSYRPSFRSKWYLSLFGAVACMLLMLQMDLVYALLAIAVMALLYWGISRSESGRDDLGSIFGGVMAQASRYLHIKLQSTQPSDDWRPSVIMITPRTFDRTSPLRLLTWMCHRYGFGTYLHFIQGRLDRRTFEQSAEVQARLLALASEQHSGIFVDTIISPSMASALAQSLQVPGVSGIENNTILFEFSIHDTPEVLEELQGGLTLAGVPHMNRMVLRHGDTFFGNRTAIHVWLTWHDYRNANLMILLAYILLGHPDWHNAEISVYAAFPESQAPERTAELLGMIETGRLQISTKNVQVIATDDRVDFGRLVRNHSSVADLVILGFTEAKRKEKGSELFRRHEDLSDVLWVSAARPIEIE
- a CDS encoding ion transporter, coding for MDVPRRPEGGAAWRQRAYEIIFEHDTRAGKVFDVLLIAVILASVAVVMLDSVQSVARDHRPLLRAVEWAFTLLFTVEYVLRLLSVQRPSTYALSFLGLVDLASVLPTYLSLILPGGQYLIVIRILRVIRVFRVLKLVQYVGEAGTLGRALRASRYKITVFLIVVLSMVIVVGAVMYLIEGPEHGFSSIPTAVYWAIVTLTTVGYGDISPQTAPGQILAAVLMILGYAIIAVPTGIVSVELAQATRAGSRACGTCGAGADADARYCKACGRPLVGVDRP
- a CDS encoding dicarboxylate/amino acid:cation symporter; translated protein: MKLHTKIVIGLVAGAVVGGAANAFAPDAAWVRWIADNVAGPVGQVFLRMLLMTVVPLVFASITLGVAGIGDIGKVGRLGGKTLLYFLTSTAIAVVIGLTLVNVLNPGGGIDDATREQLFASYRSQAEGMQAGGPTGFGVQTFVNMVPRNPVQAAANMEMLGVIFFSLMFGIALTLIPAEKAEPMIKVVDALGEVVIRIIDIAMKLAPYGVFGLIFVVTSRFGWGLLQQLGMYVVVVVGGLFLHATISISMLVRFLGGMNPLTFWKKARAPVITAFSTSSSNATLPTNIATAEQEMGVPPTVAGFVLPLGATMNMNGTSLYEGVTVLFLAQVFGVDLNLGQQIVVVLLSVITAVGAAGVPGGSLPLIMMVLATVGVPAEGIAIILGVDRILDMCRTTVNVAGDLSAAVFVARSEERLQERTQSTARKAA